DNA from Devosia yakushimensis:
TTTTGGCTGGATGTTTCAGACCCAGTATGGGCTCGTCAACTCGGCCCTGCAGGTCATGGGCGCATCGCCCGTCAGCTGGTTCGGCAGCGCCTCGGGCGTCACGGTCGTCGTGTCGCTGCTGGTTGTCTACCTTTCCTTCAGCGTCCCCACGATCATCCTCTATGCTGGAATGCAGGATATCTCGCCGGACCTCTATGAAGCGGCGACGCTCGATGGCGCGGGCCCGGTCAGGCAATTCTTTTCCATTACCCTGCCGCTTCTGACGCCCTCGCTCTTCTTCGTCATCATCACAACGACCATCAGCGCCCTAAAGCTGTTCGACGTCGTCTATGTGCTGCTGCCGCCTGTCGATCACTCGGTGTCGCTCAACTACGGCTTCACGCTCGTCTACTATTATTTCTATCTCGCTTTCCTCGAGACGGGCCAGCGCGGCTATGCGGCGGCCGTTTCTCTCGTGCTGCTGCTGATCATCCTGGCTGTCTCGATCGTGCTGATGCGTTTGCAGCGCCGCTTCGTACATTATGGGGAGAACGGCTGATGCACGCTCAAAACCAGGCCGGTTGGCGGATTTATGCGATCACCACCATTGTCGGCCTGCTCATTCTGGCGCCGTTCGCCTGGATGGTCGCAACTGGCTTGATGACGACCGGCCAGACCCTGATGGTTCCTCCGCGCCTCATTCCGTCACCACCGACATTGGATGGCGTGATCGAGGTCTTCAATCGCATTCCGTTCGCGACGCTGCTGTTCAACACCATCGTCGTCTCGGCGGGCCGGGCCATCGGGACACTGATAGTCTGCGCCACGGCGGCCTATGCATTGGCGATTATCAAGGTTCCCGGGACATCCGCCATCCTGGTCGGAATTCTCGCGCTGATCATGGTGCCGGGCGACATCTTTATCGTGCCGAACTTTGCCATCATCGCAAGCTTCCGGATGACAGACACTTTGGTGGCGCTGTTCCTGCCGTCCGTATTCGACGTTTTCGGGGTCTTCCTGCTCTATCAGTTCTTCCGCGGCGTGCCCCGCGAGCTGATCGAAGCCGCTCGCCTCGACGGGGCTTCTCATCTGCGGATACTGGCCACGATCGTCGTCCCCGTTGCCCGGAGCGGCATCGTCTCGCTGGCCATTCTGTCGGTCCTGTCCGAATGGAAGGACCTGTTGTGGCCCCTGGTCGTCAACCGTTCGATTGACAAATTGACGCTCGGCCCCGGCCTCGCGCTGCTTCGCGGTGTCTATACTACGGACTGGAATGTCGTGATGGCGGCCGGCGCCATGGCGGCGCTTCCGATGGTGGTCATCTTCCTGGTCCTGCAAAAGCAATTCATCACCAGCTTTGCTCGCAGCGGGCTCAAATAGCCCCCTCGCGCATCGCAATCGGTTTCACCCTATCCAGATTGAAAGCAATGTTTGATATCCTACCTTCGCGCTCCGGACAGATCCTGGTCTGTGGCCATCGCGGCCACGTTATCGATGGGCACGAAAACAGCCGTCCCTCATTACAACGCGCGGCCGAATTGGGCGCTTCACTC
Protein-coding regions in this window:
- a CDS encoding carbohydrate ABC transporter permease, whose product is MIGYLLLAPLLVGLLVFRAYGFGYNIWLSFMNAGAFGAPKFAGLANYQDLLGDNQLRVAILNTFKFAIIAVPGVIVVSLALATLMQYRFRGQSVFRAIVFLPAVCLPTAAILVFGWMFQTQYGLVNSALQVMGASPVSWFGSASGVTVVVSLLVVYLSFSVPTIILYAGMQDISPDLYEAATLDGAGPVRQFFSITLPLLTPSLFFVIITTTISALKLFDVVYVLLPPVDHSVSLNYGFTLVYYYFYLAFLETGQRGYAAAVSLVLLLIILAVSIVLMRLQRRFVHYGENG
- a CDS encoding carbohydrate ABC transporter permease, encoding MHAQNQAGWRIYAITTIVGLLILAPFAWMVATGLMTTGQTLMVPPRLIPSPPTLDGVIEVFNRIPFATLLFNTIVVSAGRAIGTLIVCATAAYALAIIKVPGTSAILVGILALIMVPGDIFIVPNFAIIASFRMTDTLVALFLPSVFDVFGVFLLYQFFRGVPRELIEAARLDGASHLRILATIVVPVARSGIVSLAILSVLSEWKDLLWPLVVNRSIDKLTLGPGLALLRGVYTTDWNVVMAAGAMAALPMVVIFLVLQKQFITSFARSGLK